A genomic window from Micromonospora sp. WMMA1947 includes:
- a CDS encoding Sir2 family NAD-dependent protein deacetylase: MTGPELAEAGRLLAAARRPVVFTGAGMSAESGVPTFRDAQTGLWQRYDPQELATPAAFRADPALVWGWYEARRRGVRRAEPNPGHRAVAAIAARLPDTVVITQNVDDLHERGGVPAPVRLHGSLFAPRCSACARPAPLPPDLPPRSGAAEPPGGPEPHAPEPRDGPLTPPACAGCGAPVRPGVVWFGEALPAAALDAAVEAASGCDLLLTVGTSALVHPAAEIPLVAARLGAPVVQVNPVPTPLDAICAVNLRGPAGEVLPALVRAAWPDADAG; the protein is encoded by the coding sequence GTGACCGGGCCGGAGCTCGCCGAGGCGGGCCGGCTGCTCGCCGCCGCGCGGCGGCCGGTGGTGTTCACCGGGGCCGGCATGTCGGCCGAGAGCGGCGTGCCGACGTTCCGGGACGCCCAGACCGGGCTCTGGCAGCGGTACGACCCGCAGGAGCTGGCGACCCCGGCGGCGTTCCGGGCCGACCCGGCGCTGGTCTGGGGCTGGTACGAGGCACGCCGGCGCGGGGTGCGCCGCGCCGAGCCGAACCCGGGGCACCGGGCGGTGGCGGCGATCGCGGCCCGGCTGCCGGACACCGTGGTGATCACGCAGAACGTCGACGACCTGCACGAGCGCGGCGGGGTGCCCGCTCCGGTACGCCTGCACGGCAGCCTGTTCGCGCCCCGCTGCTCGGCCTGCGCCCGGCCCGCGCCGCTGCCACCCGACCTGCCGCCGCGCTCCGGCGCGGCGGAACCGCCCGGCGGGCCGGAGCCGCATGCGCCGGAACCGCGGGACGGGCCGCTGACCCCGCCCGCCTGCGCCGGATGCGGCGCGCCCGTACGGCCCGGGGTGGTGTGGTTCGGCGAGGCGCTGCCAGCGGCCGCGCTCGACGCGGCGGTCGAGGCGGCCTCCGGCTGCGACCTGCTGCTGACGGTGGGCACCTCGGCGCTCGTGCACCCGGCCGCCGAGATCCCCCTCGTCGCGGCCCGCCTCGGCGCGCCCGTGGTGCAGGTGAACCCGGTGCCGACGCCGCTGGACGCGATCTGCGCGGTGAACCTGCGCGGCCCGGCCGGCGAGGTGCTGCCCGCGCTGGTCCGCGCCGCCTGGCCGGACGCCGACGCCGGCTGA